The following coding sequences are from one Polyodon spathula isolate WHYD16114869_AA chromosome 7, ASM1765450v1, whole genome shotgun sequence window:
- the LOC121318933 gene encoding tumor necrosis factor receptor superfamily member 27-like, whose translation MDCLENEFYSNRGNCTPCKQCPPGLELSQECGFGSGGDAHCVSCSPCFYKDEWGHQSCKRCQSCKLISRLQISNCTAQRNAVCGECLPGFYSKARIGGQQDVQCIPCTGQTPPSELQCGTRVQIMNVPGSAAPPADTAVAAVVCSALVTVAIALMILSFLYCRCTSVGSCVQAFLRSCNAGWSERSEAVATDEPRETLMQNAAGELSPGFQDTVEPTGQPVDDSPTSLRSCMEACTFPGNPAKTVEPKPQCVSSLSETQPLIRDSTCSTCSSVSSSTSRNNVEPSLEQPQKAASLNGYCALEQEGRRQHAPVECTELDFQGCAAPSEETKAGDTAEQAQPEAPSGDSLPEKEIRGSPANISQTTTSCMRVEEETLRYGCASACHVPQNCTNMAFDVQNMVRKSCTITQGLHLGCLPPVLIESLSLKLDPSFPGVKNYRQLGLELGVPAEVMDSIIGFEHVFSYLSSSTLTTVPDLVHAFHRLQRFDALFLLCEYSTQIHHSVCAH comes from the exons ATGGACTGTTTAGAAAATGAGTTCTACAGTAACAGGGGCAACTGCACTCCATGCAAGCAGTGCCCACCTGGCCTGGAGCTCTCACAG GAGTGTGGTTTTGGGAGTGGAGGCGATGCGCACTGCGTGAGCTGCAGCCCCTGCTTCTATAAGGATGAGTGGGGACACCAGAGCTGTAAGCGCTGCCAGTCCTGCAAGCTCATTTCCAGACTGCAGATATCCAACTGCACAGCCCAGAGGAACGCTGTGTGTGGAGAATGCCTGCCAGG GTTTTACAGTAAAGCGAGGATTGGTGGACAGCAGGATGTGCAATGCATCCCCTGTACTGGTCAGACTCCTCCCAGCGAACTTCAAT GCGGTACAAGAGTTCAGATCATGAATGTTCCGGGTTCGGCAGCACCCCCTGCTGACACCGCCGTAGCTGCTGTTGTTTGCAGTGCTCTTGTTACCGTGGCGATTGCGTTGATGATTCTTTCATTTCTGTACTGTAGATGCACCTCAGTTGGGAGCTGCGTTCAAG CGTTTCTGAGGTCCTGCAATGCTGGTTGGAGTGAGCGCAGTGAAGCTGTTGCTACTGATGAACCCAGAGAGACCTTGATGCAGAATGCAGCTGGGGAGCTCAGCCCTGGGTTCCAGGACACAGTGGAGCCCACAG GCCAGCCTGTGGACGACTCCCCTACCAGTCTGAGGTCCTGCATGGAGGCATGTACATTCCCAGGGAACCCTGCCAAGACAGTGGAGCCCAAGCCCCAGTGTGTGAGCAGCTTATCAGAAACCCAGCCGCTGATCAGAGACTCCACCTGCAGCACCTGCTCATCGGTGAGCTCATCCACCTCCAGGAACAATGTGGAGCCCTCCCTGGAGCAGCCCCAAAAGGCAGCATCGCTCAATGGGTACTGTGCATTGGAGCAGGAGGGGAGAAGACAGCATGCTCCGGTGGAGTGCACTGAGTTAGACTTCCAGGGCTGTGCTGCTCCTTCCGAAGAAACCAAGGCTGGAGACACAGCAGAGCAAGCCCAGCCAGAGGCCCCTTCTGGTGATAGCCTGCCGGAGAAGGAAATCAGGGGATCCCCTGCCAATATTTCCCAAACCACTACCAGCTGCATGAGAGTCGAGGAGGAAACCCTCCGCTATGGCTGTGCAAGTGCCTGCCACGTCCCGCAGAACTGCACCAACATG GCTTTTGATGTTCAGAACATGGTGAGAAAGAGTTGCACAATCACACAAG GACTTCACTTGGGGTGTCTCCCTCCAGTGCTGATCGAGTCCCTGTCTCTGAAGCTGGACCCATCGTTCCCGGGCGTAAAGAACTACAGGCAGCTGGGGCTGGAGCTGGGGGTGCCAGCGGAGGTGATGGACAGCATCATAGGATTTGAGCATGTGTTTAGCTACCTCTCCTCCAGCACCCTGACCACAGTGCCCGACCTGGTGCACGCCTTCCATCGCCTGCAGAGGTTCGACGCCTTGTTCCTGCTCTGCGAGTACTCCACTCAGATCCATCACAGTGTGTGTGCGCATTAG
- the LOC121317884 gene encoding 60S ribosomal protein L10a-like — MSKVSRDTLYEAPREVLQGSQQKQRKFLEMVELQISLKNYDPQKDKCFSGTVRLKTTPHPKFSVCVLGDQQHCDEAKAEDIPHMDNEALKKLNKNKKLVKKFVKKYDAFLASESLIKEIPHILGPGLNKAGKFPSLLTHNNNMSTKVDTVMSTIKFQMKKVLCLAVGVGHVKMTEEELVYNIHLSINFLVSLLEKNWQNVRALYIKSTMGALHSLP, encoded by the coding sequence ATGAGCAAGGTTTCCAGAGACACCCTCTATGAGGCTCCCCGGGAGGTGCTGCAGGGGTCCCAGCAGAAGCAGCGCAAGTTCCTGGAAATGGTGGAGCTGCAGATCAGCCTGAAGAACTACGACCCCCAGAAGGACAAATGTTTCTCGGGCACTGTCAGACTGAAGACCACTCCCCATCCCAAGTTCTCAGTCTGTGTCCTGGGAGACCAGCAGCACTGCGATGAAGCCAAGGCAGAAGACATCCCTCACATGGACAATGAGGCGCTCAAGAAACTCAACAAGAACAAGAAGCTGGTCAAGAAATTTGTTAAGAAGTATGATGCTTTCCTGGCTTCAGAGTCTCTGATCAAGGAGATCCCTCATATCCTGGGACCAGGGCTTAACAAGGCTGGCAAGTTCCCCTCCCTGCTCACCCACAACAAtaacatgagcaccaaggtggaCACGGTGATGTCCACCATCAAGTTCCAGATGAAGAAGGTACTGTGCCTGGCTGTGGGGGTGGGCCATGTGAAGATGACAGAAGAGGAGCTGGTATACAACATCCACCTGTCAATCAACTTCCTGGTGTCTCTGCTCGAGAAGAACTGGCAGAATGTGAGAGCCCTGTACATCAAGAGCACCATGGGCGCCCTGCACTCACTGCCTTGA